The Pseudomonas allokribbensis genome has a window encoding:
- a CDS encoding cold-shock protein has protein sequence MSNRQTGTVKWFNDEKGFGFITPQGGGDDLFVHFKAIESDGFKSLKEGQTVSFVAEKGQKGMQAAQVRPE, from the coding sequence ATGTCTAATCGCCAAACCGGCACCGTTAAATGGTTCAACGATGAAAAAGGCTTCGGCTTCATCACTCCTCAAGGTGGCGGTGACGACCTGTTCGTACACTTCAAAGCTATCGAATCCGACGGTTTCAAAAGCCTGAAAGAAGGCCAGACCGTTTCCTTCGTGGCTGAGAAAGGCCAAAAGGGTATGCAAGCTGCACAAGTTCGCCCAGAGTAA
- the thrS gene encoding threonine--tRNA ligase codes for MPTITLPDGSQRSFDHPVSVAEVAASIGAGLAKATLAGKVNGKLVDACDIIDSDATLQIITPKDEEGLEIIRHSCAHLVGHAVKQLYPTAKMVIGPVIDEGFYYDIAFERPFTPDDMAAIEQRMQQLIDTDYDVIKKVTPRAEVIEVFKARGEDYKLRLVEDMPNEQVMGLYYHEEYVDMCRGPHVPNTRFLKSFKLTKLSGAYWRGDAKNEQLQRVYGTAWADKKQLAAYIQRIEEAEKRDHRKIGKRLGLFHTQEEAPGMVFWHPNGWTLYQVLEQYMRKVQRDNGYLEIKTPQVVDRSLWEKSGHWANYADNMFTTESESRDYAIKPMNCPCHVQVFNQGLKSYRELPMRLAEFGACHRNEPSGALHGIMRVRAFTQDDAHIFCTEEQMQAESAAFIKLTMDVYRDFGFTDVEMKLSTRPEKRVGSDELWDRAEAALAAALDSAGLPYDLQPGEGAFYGPKIEFSLKDCLGRVWQCGTLQLDFNLPVRLGAEYVSEDNSRKHPVMLHRAILGSFERFVGILIEHYEGAFPAWLAPTQAVIMNITDKQADFVAQVEKTLNESGFRAKSDLRNEKIGFKIREHTLLKVPYLLVIGDKEVEMQTVAVRTREGADLGSMPVAQFAEFLAQAVSRRGRPDSE; via the coding sequence ATGCCAACTATTACTCTTCCCGACGGCAGTCAACGTTCATTCGATCACCCGGTTTCCGTAGCCGAGGTCGCCGCCTCTATCGGTGCAGGCCTGGCCAAGGCCACCCTGGCCGGCAAGGTCAACGGCAAGCTGGTCGACGCCTGCGACATCATCGACAGCGACGCAACGCTGCAAATCATCACGCCAAAGGATGAAGAGGGGCTGGAGATCATTCGCCACTCTTGCGCCCACCTGGTTGGCCATGCGGTCAAGCAGTTGTACCCGACGGCCAAAATGGTTATCGGTCCCGTCATTGACGAAGGCTTCTATTACGACATCGCCTTCGAGCGTCCTTTTACGCCGGACGACATGGCGGCCATCGAACAGCGCATGCAACAGCTGATCGATACCGATTACGACGTCATCAAGAAAGTCACTCCGCGTGCCGAAGTGATCGAAGTGTTCAAGGCTCGCGGCGAAGACTACAAGCTGCGCCTGGTCGAGGACATGCCGAATGAGCAGGTCATGGGCCTGTACTATCACGAAGAATACGTCGACATGTGCCGCGGTCCGCACGTGCCGAACACCCGCTTTCTGAAGTCCTTCAAACTGACCAAGCTGTCCGGCGCCTACTGGCGCGGTGATGCCAAGAACGAGCAATTGCAGCGCGTTTACGGCACCGCTTGGGCTGACAAGAAGCAGCTGGCTGCCTACATCCAGCGAATCGAAGAAGCTGAAAAACGCGATCACCGCAAGATCGGCAAGCGCCTGGGCCTGTTCCACACCCAGGAAGAAGCGCCGGGCATGGTGTTCTGGCACCCGAATGGCTGGACTCTGTACCAGGTACTCGAGCAGTACATGCGCAAGGTGCAGCGCGACAACGGCTATCTCGAAATCAAGACGCCGCAAGTCGTTGACCGTAGCCTGTGGGAAAAGTCCGGGCACTGGGCCAACTACGCCGACAACATGTTCACCACTGAGTCGGAAAGCCGGGACTACGCGATCAAGCCAATGAATTGCCCTTGCCACGTGCAGGTGTTCAACCAGGGGCTGAAGAGCTACCGCGAACTGCCGATGCGTCTGGCCGAGTTCGGTGCCTGCCACCGTAACGAGCCGTCGGGTGCGCTGCACGGCATCATGCGTGTACGTGCATTTACCCAGGACGACGCCCACATTTTCTGCACCGAAGAGCAGATGCAGGCCGAATCCGCCGCGTTCATCAAGCTGACCATGGATGTTTACCGCGACTTCGGCTTCACCGACGTCGAGATGAAGCTGTCCACTCGTCCGGAAAAACGCGTTGGCTCCGACGAGCTGTGGGATCGCGCCGAAGCTGCTTTGGCCGCGGCCCTTGATAGCGCGGGCCTTCCGTACGATCTGCAGCCGGGCGAGGGCGCTTTTTATGGTCCGAAGATCGAGTTCTCGCTGAAAGATTGCCTCGGTCGCGTGTGGCAATGTGGTACTTTGCAGCTCGATTTCAACCTGCCAGTGCGTCTTGGTGCCGAATACGTCTCCGAAGACAACAGCCGCAAGCATCCGGTCATGCTGCACCGTGCGATCCTCGGTTCGTTCGAGCGTTTCGTCGGGATTCTGATCGAGCACTACGAAGGTGCATTCCCTGCGTGGCTGGCGCCAACCCAGGCAGTGATCATGAATATCACTGATAAACAGGCAGATTTTGTTGCTCAGGTCGAAAAAACTCTCAACGAAAGCGGGTTTCGTGCCAAGTCTGACTTGAGAAATGAAAAGATCGGCTTTAAAATCCGCGAGCATACTTTGCTCAAGGTTCCATATCTCTTGGTTATTGGGGATAAGGAAGTCGAGATGCAGACTGTCGCTGTGCGTACTCGTGAAGGTGCTGACCTGGGCTCGATGCCCGTCGCCCAGTTCGCTGAGTTTCTCGCGCAAGCGGTTTCCCGGCGTGGTCGCCCAGATTCGGAGTAA
- the infC gene encoding translation initiation factor IF-3: MIIKREMRQDKRAAPKAPINENISAREVRLIGADGEQIGIVSIDEALRIAEEAKLDLVEISADAVPPVCRVMDYGKSIFEKKKQIAAAKKNQKQIQVKEIKFRPGTEEGDYQVKLRNLVRFLSDGDRAKVSLRFRGREMAHQELGMELLKRVEADLLEYGSVEQHPKMEGRQLIMVIAPKKKK; this comes from the coding sequence ATTATTATTAAGCGTGAAATGAGACAAGATAAACGAGCTGCACCGAAAGCCCCGATCAACGAGAATATCTCGGCACGCGAGGTTCGGTTAATTGGCGCTGATGGCGAGCAGATTGGCATCGTCTCGATTGATGAAGCGCTTCGTATTGCTGAAGAAGCAAAGCTTGATCTGGTAGAAATCTCTGCAGACGCAGTCCCACCGGTTTGCCGTGTGATGGACTACGGCAAATCGATCTTCGAAAAGAAGAAGCAGATTGCTGCGGCGAAGAAGAACCAGAAGCAGATTCAGGTAAAAGAAATCAAGTTTCGTCCAGGGACGGAGGAAGGGGATTACCAGGTAAAACTGCGCAACCTGGTACGTTTCCTGAGTGACGGGGACAGGGCCAAGGTATCCTTGCGATTCCGCGGCCGTGAGATGGCCCACCAGGAGCTGGGGATGGAACTCCTCAAGCGGGTTGAAGCTGACCTGCTCGAGTACGGTTCGGTCGAACAGCATCCTAAGATGGAAGGACGCCAGCTGATCATGGT